In Methylomagnum ishizawai, one DNA window encodes the following:
- the zwf gene encoding glucose-6-phosphate dehydrogenase, whose protein sequence is MNLNGTNGGFMQGRAGDSCVMIIFGATGDLTKRKLIPALYNLAKAKLLSRKFALVGAAFDPFTAEAFRDQMLDAIKTYATDELDAEVLAWFEKRIFYVQGDFRDPEFYWRLKELCTEVCGKNAIDENYFYYLATAPIFFGEIVRQLGHAGMTAEECDNWRRVIIEKPFGHDLESAKELNNDIKKVLRERQIYRIDHYLGKETVQNIMVFRFANSIFEPIWNRRYIDHVQITAAETVGVERRGGYYETAGAMRDMVPNHLFQLLSLTTMEPPVSFEADAVRDEQTKALRSLQMLSPEDVLSKTARGQYCEGQLEGEPVPGYREEPGVARDSRTETFVAMKLMIDNWRWADVPFYLRTGKRMAARTTEISIQFRRAPLVLFRNTDIENLQTNRLVLRLQPNEGISLQFGAKVPGPVMQLGPVKMDFDYADYFHCTPNTGYERLLLDCMTGDATLFQRADMVEAGWNLIQPVLDVWKALPPRQFPNYAAGSWGPREADELLERDGRQWNNGG, encoded by the coding sequence ATGAACCTCAATGGCACGAACGGCGGCTTCATGCAGGGCCGGGCCGGGGATTCCTGTGTGATGATCATCTTCGGGGCCACCGGCGACCTGACCAAGCGCAAGCTCATCCCGGCGCTCTACAACCTGGCAAAGGCCAAGTTGCTGTCGCGTAAATTCGCCCTGGTCGGCGCGGCCTTCGATCCCTTCACCGCGGAAGCCTTCCGCGACCAGATGCTCGACGCCATCAAGACCTACGCCACTGACGAACTCGACGCGGAAGTCCTGGCCTGGTTCGAGAAGCGGATTTTCTATGTGCAAGGCGATTTCCGCGATCCCGAGTTCTATTGGCGGCTGAAGGAGCTTTGCACCGAGGTTTGCGGCAAGAACGCCATCGACGAGAACTATTTCTACTATCTCGCGACGGCACCGATTTTCTTCGGCGAGATCGTCCGTCAGCTCGGCCATGCCGGGATGACGGCGGAGGAGTGCGACAACTGGCGGCGGGTCATCATCGAGAAGCCGTTCGGGCACGATCTGGAATCGGCCAAGGAACTCAACAACGACATCAAGAAGGTGTTGCGGGAGCGGCAGATTTATCGCATCGATCATTATCTGGGCAAGGAAACCGTGCAGAACATCATGGTGTTCCGCTTCGCCAACAGCATTTTCGAACCGATCTGGAACCGCCGCTACATCGACCATGTGCAGATCACCGCCGCCGAAACCGTGGGAGTGGAGCGGCGCGGCGGTTATTACGAGACCGCCGGAGCCATGCGCGACATGGTGCCGAACCACCTGTTCCAATTGCTGTCGCTGACCACCATGGAGCCGCCGGTCTCGTTCGAGGCCGACGCGGTGCGCGACGAGCAGACCAAGGCGCTGCGTTCCTTGCAGATGCTCAGCCCCGAGGATGTCCTAAGCAAGACCGCCCGTGGCCAGTATTGCGAAGGCCAGCTCGAAGGCGAGCCGGTGCCCGGCTACCGCGAGGAACCCGGCGTGGCCCGCGATTCCAGGACCGAGACCTTCGTCGCTATGAAGCTGATGATCGACAACTGGCGTTGGGCCGATGTGCCGTTCTATCTGCGTACCGGCAAGCGCATGGCGGCGCGGACCACCGAGATTTCGATCCAGTTCCGGCGCGCGCCCTTGGTGCTGTTCCGCAACACCGATATCGAGAATTTGCAAACCAACCGCTTGGTCTTGCGCTTGCAGCCGAACGAGGGGATTTCCCTGCAATTCGGGGCCAAGGTGCCCGGCCCGGTGATGCAACTCGGGCCGGTGAAGATGGATTTCGACTACGCCGATTATTTCCATTGCACGCCGAACACCGGCTATGAACGGCTGTTGCTGGATTGCATGACCGGTGACGCCACGCTGTTCCAGCGGGCCGATATGGTGGAGGCGGGTTGGAACTTGATCCAGCCGGTGCTGGATGTATGGAAGGCGCTGCCGCCGCGGCAGTTCCCCAACTACGCCGCCGGTTCCTGGGGGCCGCGGGAAGCCGACGAGTTGTTGGAGCGCGATGGTCGGCAGTGGAATAACGGCGGTTGA
- a CDS encoding AI-2E family transporter, with product MITPAPTPGHGILIERALILLLIGALGYACVEIILPFLVPFIWALILAVSTWPYYLKVADWLGGRRGLAAVALTLGMLLLFVMPAFDAFDSVTHYLPYLSKTVAQLSALDPNQPPDWVAQLPLVGTKLDETLRTGKLNSFLSPEKVRPILTAGAGWLLQQGAGLALAALHIVLAVILAGLLYANGETASATAERVALRIGGPSGIQALRVAGLTVRGVSLGVIGTALLQAVLSGVGFALAGVPGAGILGLLCFLAATLQIGTGIIWIPTAIWLAHQDSEGWAAFTVAWGIFINVIDNFIKPYLIGKTSPLPFLLILVGVIGGLLAWGFVGIFLGTTLLAVAYTVFLAWLEPPGSGNAVSSR from the coding sequence ATGATCACCCCCGCCCCCACCCCCGGCCACGGCATCCTGATCGAGCGCGCACTGATCCTGCTGCTCATCGGCGCTTTGGGCTATGCCTGCGTCGAGATCATCCTGCCCTTCCTGGTGCCCTTCATCTGGGCCTTGATCCTGGCGGTTTCGACCTGGCCCTACTACCTCAAGGTCGCGGACTGGCTGGGCGGCCGCCGCGGCCTCGCGGCGGTGGCGCTGACCCTGGGGATGCTGTTGTTGTTCGTGATGCCCGCCTTCGACGCCTTCGATTCCGTCACCCACTACCTGCCCTACCTGAGCAAGACGGTCGCCCAGTTGTCCGCGCTCGACCCCAACCAACCGCCGGATTGGGTGGCCCAATTGCCCCTGGTCGGCACCAAGCTGGACGAAACCCTACGGACGGGCAAGCTGAACTCGTTCCTCTCGCCCGAGAAGGTCAGGCCGATCCTGACCGCGGGCGCGGGCTGGCTACTGCAACAAGGCGCGGGCTTGGCCCTGGCCGCGCTGCATATCGTCCTGGCCGTGATCCTGGCCGGGCTGCTCTATGCCAATGGCGAAACCGCCAGCGCGACGGCGGAACGGGTCGCCCTGCGCATCGGCGGACCCAGCGGCATCCAAGCTTTGCGCGTGGCCGGGCTGACCGTGCGCGGGGTCTCGCTGGGCGTGATCGGGACGGCCTTGCTCCAGGCCGTGCTGTCCGGGGTGGGTTTCGCCCTGGCCGGAGTGCCGGGCGCGGGCATCCTGGGACTGCTGTGCTTCCTCGCCGCCACCTTGCAAATCGGCACCGGCATCATCTGGATTCCGACGGCGATCTGGCTGGCCCATCAAGACAGCGAAGGCTGGGCCGCGTTCACCGTGGCCTGGGGCATCTTCATCAACGTCATCGACAACTTCATCAAGCCCTATCTGATCGGCAAAACCAGCCCCTTGCCCTTCCTGTTGATCCTGGTGGGCGTGATCGGCGGCTTGTTGGCCTGGGGCTTCGTCGGGATTTTCCTGGGGACCACCTTGCTGGCCGTGGCCTACACCGTGTTCCTGGCTTGGCTGGAACCGCCCGGATCAGGCAACGCGGTATCCTCCAGATGA
- a CDS encoding efflux transporter outer membrane subunit, which translates to MRKPIVIAVAAALAGCWQVGPDYVKPKIDTPKQWRFADKEARDTTNLKWWEQLGDPELNRLVDQALRGNLDLKVAVANVDQFMGQYGATRANLFPQISGFGDYLRRKSSTQSLSLPKGIDLSGKDVDYARLGGQLSWEIDVWGALRRANEAAFAQMLAQEGVKRGVLLTLASQVAQTYIQLRTLDKNLDITRFVVKTLEEQLQIENARFKEGYGSELEVRQVESEYQRRLALIPAAEENIAQTEHALKLLLGQNPGAIRRGKSLDDLKLPAVPAGLPADVLVRRPDIQQAEQQLIAANAQIGVARGLYFPKISITSDVGQLSTQAATMFTPGANFWSVGTSMLGPIFTAGKIAGQVQAAEATQRAALANYQQSILTAFREFEDALVASQKTQEQRDKQGARVTAVGDYYRLSKLRYDEGLVDYITVLDSLRQLYEAQIDLLSAQSSTFTASIQLYRAMGGGWVVAEAEKLPKPQEPSVFP; encoded by the coding sequence ATGCGTAAACCCATCGTGATCGCGGTCGCCGCCGCCCTGGCCGGTTGCTGGCAGGTCGGCCCGGACTACGTCAAACCCAAAATCGACACGCCCAAGCAATGGCGTTTCGCCGACAAGGAAGCCCGCGATACCACCAACCTCAAATGGTGGGAACAACTGGGCGACCCGGAATTGAACCGCTTGGTCGATCAAGCCCTGCGCGGCAATCTCGACCTCAAGGTCGCCGTGGCCAACGTCGATCAATTCATGGGGCAATACGGCGCGACCCGCGCCAACCTGTTCCCGCAGATTTCGGGCTTCGGCGATTATCTCCGGCGCAAGAGCAGCACCCAGAGCCTGAGCCTGCCAAAAGGCATCGATCTGAGCGGCAAGGATGTCGATTACGCCCGACTGGGCGGGCAGTTGAGTTGGGAAATCGATGTCTGGGGCGCTTTGCGCCGCGCCAACGAGGCGGCGTTCGCCCAGATGCTGGCCCAGGAAGGCGTGAAACGGGGAGTGTTGCTGACGCTCGCCAGCCAGGTTGCCCAGACCTATATCCAACTCCGCACCCTGGATAAGAACCTGGATATCACCCGCTTCGTGGTGAAAACCCTGGAAGAGCAATTGCAGATCGAAAACGCCCGGTTCAAGGAAGGCTATGGTTCCGAGTTGGAAGTACGGCAGGTGGAATCGGAATACCAGCGCAGGCTGGCCCTGATTCCCGCCGCCGAGGAGAACATCGCCCAGACCGAACACGCGCTCAAGCTGCTGCTGGGCCAAAACCCCGGCGCGATCCGCCGCGGCAAAAGCCTGGACGACCTCAAGCTCCCGGCGGTCCCGGCGGGATTGCCCGCCGATGTGCTGGTGCGCCGTCCCGATATCCAACAGGCGGAACAGCAACTCATCGCCGCCAACGCCCAGATCGGTGTGGCGCGGGGTTTGTATTTCCCGAAAATCTCCATCACCAGCGATGTGGGCCAACTCAGCACCCAGGCCGCGACGATGTTCACGCCGGGCGCGAATTTCTGGAGCGTGGGAACCAGCATGCTGGGTCCGATTTTCACCGCCGGTAAGATCGCCGGGCAGGTGCAGGCCGCCGAAGCCACGCAGCGGGCGGCACTGGCGAATTACCAGCAGTCGATCCTCACGGCCTTCCGGGAGTTCGAAGACGCCCTGGTCGCTTCCCAAAAGACCCAGGAACAACGCGACAAGCAAGGGGCGCGGGTCACGGCGGTGGGCGATTATTACCGGCTGTCGAAGTTGCGCTACGACGAGGGTTTGGTCGATTACATCACCGTCCTCGACTCCTTGCGGCAGTTGTACGAGGCCCAGATCGACCTGCTGTCGGCGCAGAGTTCGACCTTCACCGCCTCGATCCAGCTCTACCGGGCGATGGGCGGCGGCTGGGTGGTGGCGGAGGCGGAGAAACTGCCCAAGCCGCAGGAGCCTTCGGTGTTTCCGTAG
- a CDS encoding efflux RND transporter periplasmic adaptor subunit, producing MNHKHTQHLFRPGGPGFTIRPALLLISLIVGAALTGCDKDGPAPAAATPPPPPTVEVTEVKQQDVPIHQEWVGSLDGMVNAQILAQVTGYLVKQNYQEGQPVKKGQLLYEIDPRTFQSNLDQARANLVRQEALLKTARLDMDRVERLLPQNAVSVRDRDNAVGKEASYEAEVLAAKAAVESSQLSLGFTRITSPIDGIAGLSQAQLGNLVGPGSANAVLTTVSQVDPIKAYIPLSEQQYLKFERQRPNDSEAPPPVPLELTLADGSVYPHPGKLYFADRQVDIKTGTIKVATLFPNPRNLLRPGQYAKIRAVVQTKPNALLVPQRAVADLQGKSMVAVVNPDNTVAIRMVKPGETIGTEWVIDEGLKPGDKVIVEGIQKVKNGIKVDPKPWKETATTAQAER from the coding sequence ATGAACCATAAGCATACCCAGCATCTTTTCCGCCCGGGGGGACCGGGATTCACAATCCGCCCGGCCTTGCTCCTTATCAGCCTGATCGTCGGTGCCGCCCTCACCGGCTGCGACAAAGACGGACCCGCCCCGGCAGCGGCGACACCCCCGCCACCGCCCACGGTCGAAGTCACCGAGGTCAAGCAACAAGATGTGCCCATCCACCAGGAATGGGTCGGCAGCCTGGACGGCATGGTGAACGCGCAAATCCTGGCCCAGGTCACGGGCTACCTCGTCAAGCAGAATTACCAGGAAGGCCAGCCGGTCAAGAAGGGCCAGTTGCTCTATGAGATCGACCCCCGCACCTTCCAATCCAACCTCGACCAAGCCCGCGCCAACCTCGTCCGCCAGGAAGCCTTGCTGAAAACCGCCCGCCTGGACATGGACCGGGTCGAGCGCTTGTTGCCACAGAACGCCGTCAGCGTGCGCGACCGCGACAACGCGGTAGGCAAGGAAGCCTCCTACGAAGCCGAAGTGCTGGCTGCCAAAGCCGCTGTGGAAAGCTCCCAGCTTTCCCTGGGATTCACCCGCATCACCTCGCCCATCGACGGCATCGCGGGACTGTCCCAAGCCCAGTTGGGCAACCTGGTCGGCCCCGGCAGCGCCAACGCCGTGTTGACCACCGTGTCCCAGGTCGATCCGATCAAAGCCTACATCCCCCTGAGCGAGCAGCAGTATTTGAAGTTCGAGCGGCAAAGGCCCAATGACAGCGAAGCGCCCCCGCCGGTGCCCTTGGAACTGACCCTCGCCGACGGCTCGGTCTATCCCCATCCCGGCAAGCTCTACTTCGCCGACCGCCAGGTGGATATCAAGACCGGCACCATCAAGGTCGCCACTCTGTTCCCCAACCCCCGCAACCTGCTGCGCCCCGGCCAATACGCCAAAATCCGCGCCGTGGTGCAGACCAAACCCAACGCGCTATTGGTACCGCAACGGGCGGTGGCCGACCTCCAAGGCAAATCCATGGTCGCCGTGGTCAACCCCGACAACACCGTCGCCATCCGCATGGTGAAACCGGGAGAGACCATCGGCACCGAATGGGTGATCGACGAAGGGCTGAAACCGGGCGACAAGGTCATCGTCGAGGGCATCCAGAAGGTGAAGAACGGGATCAAGGTCGATCCCAAGCCCTGGAAGGAAACCGCCACCACCGCGCAAGCGGAGAGGTAG
- the gnd gene encoding phosphogluconate dehydrogenase (NAD(+)-dependent, decarboxylating) — protein sequence MQLGMIGLGRMGANMVRRLMKGGHDCVVFDASPDAVQALAAEGATGADSLQAFVAALQPPRAVWVMVPAGVVDGMVAEVKALLEPGDILIDGGNSYYIDDIRRAEELARDGLRYLDVGTSGGVWGLERGYCLMIGGDTAAVQSLDPIFKTLAPGQGDIPPAPGRAAGGTAEQGYLHCGPAGAGHFVKMIHNGIEYGMMAAFAEGFNIMKRANIGKNDHSHDAETTPLRHPEHYQYDLPLADIAELWRRGSVVASWLLDLTANALTESPALEEFSGKVSDSGEGRWTIHAAIDQGTPAPVLSASAFQRFASRGEDEFACKLLSALRYQFGGHREKK from the coding sequence ATGCAGCTAGGTATGATCGGTCTGGGCAGAATGGGGGCCAATATGGTCCGGCGCTTGATGAAGGGCGGCCACGACTGTGTGGTGTTCGATGCCAGCCCGGACGCCGTCCAAGCCCTGGCGGCGGAAGGCGCGACCGGCGCGGATTCGCTCCAGGCGTTCGTCGCCGCCTTGCAGCCGCCCCGCGCCGTGTGGGTGATGGTGCCGGCCGGGGTGGTGGATGGCATGGTCGCCGAGGTCAAGGCGCTGCTGGAACCCGGCGATATCCTCATCGACGGCGGCAATTCCTATTACATCGACGATATCCGCCGGGCCGAGGAATTGGCGCGGGATGGCTTGCGCTACCTGGACGTGGGCACCAGCGGCGGCGTGTGGGGTTTGGAGCGCGGTTATTGCCTCATGATCGGCGGCGACACCGCGGCGGTGCAATCGCTCGATCCCATCTTCAAGACCCTGGCGCCGGGCCAAGGCGATATCCCGCCCGCGCCGGGCCGGGCGGCGGGCGGCACCGCCGAGCAAGGCTATCTGCATTGCGGTCCGGCGGGCGCGGGCCATTTCGTGAAGATGATCCACAACGGCATCGAATACGGCATGATGGCGGCCTTCGCCGAAGGCTTCAATATCATGAAGCGGGCCAACATCGGCAAGAACGACCACAGCCACGACGCCGAAACCACCCCGCTGCGCCATCCCGAGCATTACCAATACGACCTGCCCCTGGCCGATATCGCCGAACTGTGGCGGCGCGGTAGCGTGGTGGCGTCCTGGCTGTTGGACCTGACCGCCAACGCCCTGACCGAAAGCCCGGCCCTGGAGGAATTTTCCGGCAAGGTGTCGGATTCCGGCGAAGGCCGCTGGACTATCCATGCCGCCATCGACCAAGGCACCCCTGCGCCGGTCCTGAGCGCTTCCGCCTTCCAGCGCTTCGCCTCGCGCGGCGAGGATGAATTCGCCTGCAAGCTGCTGTCGGCCCTGCGCTACCAATTCGGCGGACACCGGGAGAAAAAATAA
- a CDS encoding efflux RND transporter permease subunit — MSKFFINRPIVAIVIAILMVMVGLVSMAQLPIAQFPNIAPPEVQVQTTYTGADSLTVEQSVATPIEQQMSGVDNMNYMYSINANNGQTTIRVNFDVKTDPNTDQILAQMRESQAESQLPSDVRNYGVTVKKSTASPLIMFALYSPKGTFDQIFLANYAYININDQMTRVAGIASVTVFGAGQYAMRVWVKPDQLAKLNITIPEIISAIQAQNTVNPAGKIGGEPVPKGQEFTYAVRAQGRLETEEQFGNIVLRADPSGSIVRIKDVGRIELGAQSYDIVGRLNGKPAALVALYQLPGSNAIEAAEGAKKTMEELKTRFPEDLDYVVALDTTLAVTAGIDEIIDTLFEALLLVIAVVFLFLQGWRPTLIPLLAVPVSLIGTFLLFPMLGFSINTLSLFGLVLAIGLVVDDPIVVVEAVEHHIEKGLSPKEATLRTMQEVTGPIIGTSLALIAVFMPTVFIPGITGQLYQQFAVTVGVSVMISTFNSLSLSPALAALILKPRKRGTGPVQKFYDGFNKAFGKANDGYVGFCSVLIRKSAMSLLFLVGIVFLTGSLGKHLHPGFLPDEDQGYFFATIQLPNVASLQRTDEVTKKVEDILAKTPGVEYYSSVIGYSMLSQANTTYNTFFFIALKPWEERKAPEEQYHAIRDHISKELQKLPEAVGLAFPPPAIPGVGTSGGLTMVLEDRAGRDVAFLEENTEKFLAAARKRPEIAGVFTTALSAVPQRYVDVDRDKVLKQGVKLSDVYQALQAYMGSGFVNYFNRFGRQWQVYVQAEGEYRDTADHLGQFYVRNADGDTVPLAALTSVREVIGPEFTMRYNLYRSAQIMAIPKPGYTGNQLMQVMEEVFAETMPTEMGYDYIGMSYQVKKAQEGVSTSTVFGFAIFCVFLILAALYESWSLPFSVLLGTPIAVFGAFAGLMIGQYEINVYAQIGLIMLIGLAAKNAILIVEFAKMGVEEGKSAYDAAIEAARLRLRPILMTALSFILGCVPLATASGAGALSRKVMGYAVIGGMTAATCIAIFLIPVTFYVVEKFSHRKQEATLPPKEGEEHA; from the coding sequence ATGTCGAAATTCTTCATCAACCGCCCCATCGTCGCCATCGTCATCGCCATCCTGATGGTCATGGTGGGGCTGGTCTCCATGGCGCAATTGCCCATCGCCCAGTTCCCCAACATCGCCCCGCCCGAAGTCCAGGTCCAGACCACCTATACCGGCGCGGACTCCCTGACCGTCGAGCAGTCCGTGGCCACGCCCATCGAACAGCAAATGTCGGGGGTGGACAACATGAACTACATGTACTCCATCAACGCCAACAACGGCCAGACCACCATCCGGGTCAACTTCGATGTGAAGACCGACCCCAACACCGACCAAATCCTGGCCCAGATGCGCGAGTCGCAGGCGGAATCGCAACTGCCCTCCGACGTGCGCAACTACGGCGTGACCGTGAAAAAGTCCACGGCCTCGCCCTTGATCATGTTCGCGCTATATTCGCCCAAGGGCACGTTCGATCAAATCTTCTTGGCGAACTACGCCTATATCAACATCAACGACCAGATGACCCGGGTGGCGGGGATCGCCAGCGTCACAGTGTTCGGCGCGGGGCAATACGCCATGCGGGTGTGGGTGAAGCCGGACCAATTGGCCAAGCTCAACATCACCATCCCCGAGATCATCAGCGCCATCCAGGCCCAGAACACGGTGAACCCGGCGGGCAAGATCGGCGGCGAACCGGTACCCAAGGGCCAGGAATTCACCTACGCCGTCCGCGCCCAGGGCCGTTTGGAGACCGAGGAACAATTCGGCAATATCGTGCTGCGGGCCGACCCTTCCGGTTCCATCGTCCGCATCAAGGACGTGGGCCGCATCGAACTCGGTGCCCAGTCCTACGACATCGTGGGACGGCTCAACGGCAAACCGGCGGCCCTGGTCGCGCTCTACCAATTGCCCGGCTCCAATGCCATCGAGGCGGCGGAAGGGGCCAAGAAAACCATGGAGGAACTCAAGACCCGCTTCCCCGAGGATTTGGACTATGTCGTCGCGCTGGACACCACCTTGGCAGTGACGGCAGGCATCGATGAAATCATCGACACCTTGTTCGAGGCGCTGCTCCTAGTCATCGCGGTGGTGTTCCTGTTCCTGCAAGGCTGGCGACCCACCTTGATTCCGCTGCTGGCGGTGCCGGTTTCCTTGATCGGTACGTTCCTGCTGTTCCCGATGCTGGGCTTCTCGATCAACACCTTGTCGCTGTTCGGCCTGGTGCTGGCGATTGGCTTGGTGGTGGACGACCCCATCGTGGTGGTGGAAGCGGTTGAGCACCATATCGAAAAAGGCTTATCGCCCAAGGAAGCCACGCTCCGCACCATGCAGGAAGTGACCGGCCCCATCATCGGCACTTCGTTGGCCTTGATCGCGGTGTTCATGCCGACGGTGTTCATCCCCGGCATCACGGGACAGCTCTACCAACAGTTCGCCGTGACCGTGGGCGTGTCGGTGATGATCTCCACCTTCAATTCGCTCTCCTTGAGCCCCGCGCTCGCGGCCTTGATCCTGAAGCCCAGGAAGCGCGGCACCGGGCCGGTGCAGAAGTTCTACGACGGCTTCAACAAGGCGTTCGGCAAGGCCAACGACGGCTATGTGGGCTTTTGTTCGGTCTTGATCCGCAAGAGCGCCATGAGCCTGTTGTTCCTGGTGGGCATCGTGTTCCTGACCGGTAGCCTGGGCAAACACCTGCACCCCGGCTTCCTGCCGGACGAGGACCAGGGCTATTTCTTCGCCACCATCCAGCTCCCCAACGTGGCCTCGCTGCAACGCACCGACGAGGTGACCAAGAAGGTCGAGGATATCCTCGCCAAGACGCCGGGCGTCGAGTATTACTCCTCGGTCATCGGCTACAGCATGCTGAGCCAGGCCAACACCACCTACAACACCTTTTTCTTCATCGCCCTCAAGCCTTGGGAAGAGCGCAAAGCCCCGGAGGAGCAATACCACGCCATCCGCGACCACATCAGCAAGGAGTTGCAGAAGCTGCCCGAAGCCGTCGGGCTGGCCTTTCCGCCGCCCGCCATCCCTGGCGTCGGCACCTCGGGCGGCCTGACCATGGTGTTGGAAGACCGCGCTGGCCGCGATGTGGCCTTCCTGGAGGAGAACACCGAGAAATTCCTGGCCGCCGCCCGCAAGCGCCCGGAAATCGCCGGGGTCTTCACCACCGCCCTGTCCGCCGTGCCGCAGCGGTACGTGGACGTGGACCGCGACAAGGTGCTGAAGCAAGGCGTGAAGCTGTCGGATGTGTACCAAGCCCTGCAAGCCTATATGGGCTCGGGCTTCGTCAACTACTTCAACCGCTTCGGACGGCAATGGCAGGTCTACGTGCAAGCCGAGGGCGAATACCGCGACACCGCCGACCACCTGGGCCAGTTCTACGTCCGCAACGCCGACGGCGACACCGTGCCCCTGGCCGCCTTGACCAGCGTGCGCGAGGTGATCGGGCCGGAATTCACCATGCGCTACAACCTCTACCGCAGCGCCCAGATCATGGCGATCCCCAAGCCGGGCTATACCGGCAACCAGTTGATGCAGGTCATGGAGGAAGTGTTCGCCGAAACCATGCCCACCGAAATGGGCTACGACTACATCGGCATGAGCTACCAGGTGAAGAAGGCCCAGGAAGGCGTGTCGACCAGCACGGTGTTCGGCTTCGCGATCTTCTGCGTGTTCCTGATCCTCGCGGCCCTGTACGAAAGCTGGAGCCTGCCGTTCAGCGTGTTGCTCGGGACGCCCATCGCGGTGTTCGGCGCGTTCGCGGGGCTGATGATCGGGCAGTACGAAATCAACGTCTACGCCCAGATCGGCCTCATCATGCTGATCGGTCTCGCCGCCAAAAACGCCATCCTCATCGTGGAATTCGCCAAGATGGGCGTGGAGGAAGGCAAATCGGCCTATGACGCCGCCATCGAAGCGGCCCGCTTACGGCTCCGGCCCATCCTGATGACGGCCTTGTCGTTCATCCTGGGTTGCGTGCCGCTCGCCACCGCCAGCGGGGCCGGCGCCCTATCGCGCAAAGTGATGGGCTACGCCGTGATCGGCGGCATGACCGCCGCGACCTGCATCGCCATCTTCCTGATCCCGGTGACTTTCTACGTGGTCGAGAAATTTTCCCATCGCAAGCAAGAAGCCACGCTGCCGCCGAAGGAGGGCGAGGAACATGCGTAA
- a CDS encoding potassium channel family protein: MLKKPLPLPDIHHIRHLHGRIGRFRFLTVVMVAMIALRPFLEGFFTLSLVTDVLFLLVFFSGVYAVKGERGAYRLGWALALAFAALRVLDLSGWLARVGPFEKALVLLFLLLALHNIYRQIQAEERVTMDLIFAACCSYLLLGMAWAHAYYFLEWLQPGSLKGLEPAVGDDISEFTYYSFVTLTTMGYGDILPVTKQARSLAILEAVTGQLYIAILIGRLVGAYVGEPRGEK, translated from the coding sequence ATGCTGAAAAAGCCGCTGCCCCTTCCCGATATCCACCACATCCGCCATCTCCATGGCCGGATAGGCCGGTTCCGCTTCCTCACCGTGGTCATGGTCGCCATGATCGCGCTGCGGCCTTTCTTGGAGGGGTTCTTCACGCTGAGCCTGGTGACCGACGTTTTGTTCTTACTGGTGTTTTTCTCCGGGGTTTACGCGGTGAAGGGGGAGCGGGGCGCTTACCGGCTGGGCTGGGCCTTGGCCTTGGCCTTCGCGGCGCTCAGGGTCCTCGATCTGTCCGGTTGGCTGGCGCGGGTGGGACCGTTCGAGAAAGCCCTGGTATTGCTGTTCTTGCTGCTGGCCCTCCACAACATCTACCGCCAAATCCAGGCCGAGGAACGGGTGACGATGGACCTGATTTTCGCGGCCTGTTGCAGTTACCTCTTGCTCGGCATGGCCTGGGCGCACGCCTATTATTTCCTGGAATGGCTACAGCCGGGTTCGCTCAAGGGGCTGGAACCCGCGGTGGGCGACGATATTTCGGAATTCACCTATTACAGCTTCGTGACCCTGACCACGATGGGCTATGGCGATATCCTCCCGGTCACCAAGCAGGCCCGCTCGCTGGCGATTTTGGAGGCGGTCACGGGCCAGTTGTATATCGCCATCCTGATCGGACGCCTGGTCGGCGCCTATGTGGGCGAACCCCGCGGAGAAAAATAG